One part of the Leclercia sp. LSNIH1 genome encodes these proteins:
- the nagA gene encoding N-acetylglucosamine-6-phosphate deacetylase encodes MYALTHGRIYTGHEILDDHAIVIANGLIERVCPLAELPADIEQRSLNGAIISPGFIDVQLNGCGGVQFNDTAEAVTVETLEIMQRANEKSGCTSYLPTLITTSDDLMKQGVRVMREYLAKYPHQALGLHLEGPWLNIVKKGTHNPDYVRKPDGELVDFLCANADVITKVTLAPEMVDPEVIRKLAGAGIVVSAGHSNATLKEAKVGFRAGITFATHLYNAMPYITGREPGLAGAIFDEPDVYCGIIVDGLHVDYANVRNAKRLKGDKLCLVTDATAPAGANIEQFIFAGKTIYYRNGLCVDENGTLSGSALTMIEGVRNLVEHCSIALDEVLRMATLYPARAIGVDKQLGSIAPGMVANLTAFTHDYKIIKTIVNGNEVVTE; translated from the coding sequence ATGTACGCTTTAACCCACGGTCGGATTTATACCGGCCATGAAATTCTGGATGACCATGCGATCGTTATCGCCAATGGCCTGATTGAACGTGTCTGCCCACTGGCCGAACTGCCAGCGGACATTGAACAACGCTCGCTCAATGGAGCAATCATCTCCCCCGGTTTTATCGACGTACAGCTTAACGGCTGTGGCGGCGTGCAGTTCAACGATACCGCCGAAGCCGTCACCGTTGAAACGCTGGAAATTATGCAGCGCGCCAATGAAAAATCGGGCTGCACCAGCTACCTGCCGACGCTTATCACCACCAGCGACGACCTGATGAAGCAAGGCGTTCGCGTGATGCGTGAATATCTGGCGAAATATCCACACCAGGCGCTGGGTCTGCACCTTGAGGGGCCGTGGCTGAATATCGTCAAGAAAGGCACCCATAATCCTGATTACGTCCGTAAACCTGACGGTGAACTGGTTGATTTTCTCTGTGCCAACGCGGATGTGATCACCAAAGTGACCCTGGCGCCAGAAATGGTCGATCCTGAGGTGATCCGCAAGCTGGCGGGCGCAGGTATTGTGGTCTCTGCAGGGCATTCCAACGCCACGCTAAAAGAGGCCAAAGTGGGCTTCCGCGCCGGTATCACCTTCGCGACCCATCTTTATAATGCTATGCCTTATATTACCGGACGCGAACCCGGTCTCGCCGGGGCGATCTTCGACGAACCAGATGTCTATTGCGGCATTATTGTTGACGGTTTACATGTCGATTACGCCAACGTGCGTAACGCTAAGCGCCTGAAAGGTGACAAACTGTGTCTGGTAACAGACGCCACGGCACCAGCTGGGGCAAATATTGAACAGTTCATTTTTGCTGGTAAAACAATATACTACCGGAATGGACTCTGTGTGGATGAGAACGGAACGTTAAGCGGTTCGGCTCTGACCATGATCGAAGGCGTGCGCAATCTGGTTGAACATTGCAGCATTGCCCTCGATGAAGTGCTGCGTATGGCAACGCTCTATCCGGCACGCGCGATAGGCGTAGATAAACAGCTGGGCAGTATTGCACCGGGGATGGTCGCTAACCTCACCGCATTCACACACGATTATAAAATCATCAAGACCATCGTTAATGGTAACGAGGTCGTTACAGAGTAA
- the nagB gene encoding glucosamine-6-phosphate deaminase yields the protein MRLIPLATAEQVGKWAARHIVQRINAFKPTADRPFVLGLPTGGTPLTAYKALVEMHKAGQVSFEHVVTFNMDEYVGLPKEHPESYHSFMHRNFFDHIDIKPENINLLDGNAPDIDAECRHYEEKIRAYGKIHLFMGGVGNDGHIAFNEPASSLASRTRIKTLTHDTRVANSRFFDGDVNQVPKYALTVGVGTLLDAEEVMILVLGSVKAQALQAAVEGNVNHMWTISCLQLHPKAVVVCDEPSTMELKVKTLKYFNELEAENIKGL from the coding sequence ATGAGACTGATCCCCCTGGCAACCGCAGAACAAGTCGGCAAATGGGCTGCTCGCCATATCGTACAACGTATCAACGCGTTCAAACCGACAGCCGATCGTCCTTTTGTACTGGGTCTGCCTACCGGTGGCACACCTCTTACCGCCTATAAAGCACTGGTTGAGATGCATAAAGCGGGCCAGGTTAGCTTTGAACATGTTGTCACCTTCAACATGGACGAGTATGTAGGCCTGCCAAAAGAGCACCCGGAGAGCTACCATAGCTTCATGCACCGGAACTTCTTTGATCACATTGATATTAAACCGGAAAATATTAATCTGCTGGACGGAAATGCCCCGGATATTGATGCAGAGTGCCGTCATTACGAAGAAAAAATCCGTGCTTACGGTAAAATCCACCTGTTCATGGGTGGCGTCGGTAACGACGGTCATATCGCCTTCAACGAACCTGCTTCTTCTCTGGCCTCCCGTACCCGTATCAAAACCCTGACACATGACACCCGTGTGGCAAACTCCCGTTTCTTTGATGGCGACGTTAACCAGGTGCCAAAATATGCCCTGACCGTTGGCGTGGGTACCCTGCTGGATGCGGAAGAAGTGATGATTCTGGTGCTGGGCAGCGTAAAAGCGCAGGCGCTGCAGGCGGCGGTAGAAGGCAACGTCAACCACATGTGGACCATCAGCTGTCTGCAGCTGCATCCGAAAGCCGTTGTGGTATGCGATGAACCGTCTACCATGGAACTGAAAGTGAAGACGTTGAAGTATTTCAACGAATTAGAAGCAGAAAATATTAAAGGTCTGTAA
- the nagE gene encoding PTS N-acetyl glucosamine transporter subunit IIABC: MNILGFFQRLGRALQLPIAVLPVAALLLRFGQPDLLNVPFIAQAGGAIFDNLALIFAIGVASSWSKDSAGAAALAGAVGYFILTKAMVTINPEINMGVLAGIITGLVGGAVYNRWAGIKLPDFLSFFGGKRFVPIATGFFCLILAAIFGYVWPPVQHAIHAGGEWIVSAGAMGAGIFGFINRLLIPTGLHQVLNTIAWFQIGEFTNAAGAVFHGDINRFYAGDGTAGMFMSGFFPIMMFGLPGAALAMYLAAPKARRPMVGGMLLSVAITAFLTGVTEPLEFLFMFLAPLLYLMHAILTGISLFVATLLGIHAGFSFSAGAIDYVLMYNLPAASSNVWMLMVMGLVFFVIYFLLFSAVIRMFNLKTPGREETKDDVVTSEANSNTEEGLTQLATSYIAAVGGTDNLKAIDACITRLRLTVGDSARVSDAMCKRLGASGVVKLNKQTIQVIVGAKAESIGDEMKKVVARGPVAAASTDSAPVADAPVAKPQAVPNAVTIAALVSPVTGEVVALEQVPDEAFASKAVGDGVAVKPTEKTVVSPAAGTIVKIFNTNHAFCLETDKGAEIVVHMGIDTVALGGQGFKRLVEEGAEVVAGQPVLEMDLDYLNANARSMISPVVCSNIDDFSGLVIKAQGQVVAGQTPLYEIKGK; the protein is encoded by the coding sequence ATGAATATTTTAGGTTTTTTCCAGCGCCTCGGTAGGGCTTTGCAGCTCCCTATCGCCGTGCTACCGGTTGCAGCGCTCCTGCTGCGATTCGGGCAACCCGATCTTCTTAACGTGCCGTTTATTGCTCAGGCTGGCGGCGCAATTTTTGACAACCTGGCGCTGATTTTTGCCATCGGTGTGGCGTCAAGCTGGTCAAAAGACAGCGCTGGTGCTGCGGCACTGGCCGGGGCCGTGGGTTACTTCATCCTCACGAAAGCGATGGTGACCATCAACCCTGAAATCAACATGGGCGTACTGGCGGGTATCATTACCGGTCTCGTCGGTGGTGCCGTCTACAACCGCTGGGCAGGTATCAAACTCCCTGACTTCCTGAGCTTCTTCGGCGGAAAACGTTTCGTGCCGATCGCGACGGGCTTTTTCTGTCTGATCCTTGCCGCCATCTTTGGCTACGTGTGGCCACCGGTGCAGCACGCTATCCATGCGGGTGGCGAGTGGATCGTTTCCGCGGGCGCAATGGGTGCGGGTATCTTCGGTTTCATCAACCGTCTGCTGATCCCAACGGGTCTGCATCAGGTGCTGAACACCATCGCCTGGTTCCAGATTGGTGAGTTCACCAACGCGGCGGGTGCCGTATTCCACGGTGATATCAACCGTTTCTACGCAGGCGACGGCACCGCGGGCATGTTCATGTCCGGCTTCTTCCCAATCATGATGTTTGGTCTGCCTGGCGCTGCGCTGGCAATGTACCTGGCTGCGCCGAAAGCGCGTCGCCCAATGGTTGGCGGTATGCTGCTGTCCGTTGCGATCACGGCCTTCCTGACCGGCGTGACCGAGCCACTGGAATTCCTGTTCATGTTCCTGGCGCCGCTGCTGTATCTCATGCACGCCATCCTGACCGGTATCAGCCTGTTTGTGGCCACTCTTCTGGGTATCCATGCTGGCTTCTCCTTCTCCGCAGGCGCTATCGACTACGTGTTGATGTACAACCTGCCGGCGGCAAGCAGCAACGTCTGGATGCTGATGGTGATGGGCCTGGTGTTCTTCGTTATCTACTTCCTCCTGTTCAGCGCGGTTATTCGTATGTTTAACCTCAAAACGCCGGGCCGTGAAGAGACAAAAGATGACGTCGTAACCAGTGAAGCAAACAGCAATACGGAAGAAGGTTTAACTCAGCTGGCAACCAGCTACATTGCCGCTGTAGGCGGTACCGATAACCTGAAAGCCATTGATGCCTGTATTACCCGCCTGCGTCTGACCGTTGGCGACTCTGCGCGCGTGAGCGATGCCATGTGCAAACGCCTGGGCGCGTCTGGTGTGGTGAAACTGAACAAACAAACCATCCAGGTTATCGTGGGTGCGAAGGCCGAATCTATCGGCGACGAAATGAAAAAAGTGGTTGCCCGTGGGCCGGTTGCTGCTGCCTCAACGGATAGCGCACCCGTGGCTGACGCGCCGGTTGCGAAACCGCAGGCGGTGCCAAATGCGGTAACCATTGCCGCACTGGTTTCGCCAGTCACCGGTGAGGTGGTGGCTCTGGAGCAGGTTCCTGATGAAGCCTTCGCCAGTAAAGCCGTGGGTGACGGTGTCGCGGTTAAACCAACGGAGAAAACCGTTGTGTCGCCTGCGGCGGGCACCATCGTTAAAATCTTCAATACCAACCACGCGTTCTGCCTGGAAACCGACAAAGGGGCGGAGATCGTTGTCCACATGGGCATCGATACCGTAGCGCTGGGTGGCCAGGGCTTCAAACGCCTGGTCGAAGAGGGTGCGGAAGTGGTGGCGGGTCAGCCGGTTCTGGAGATGGATCTCGACTACCTGAACGCCAACGCGCGCTCGATGATTAGCCCGGTTGTCTGCAGCAATATCGATGACTTCAGCGGCCTGGTCATTAAGGCGCAGGGTCAGGTTGTGGCCGGTCAGACACCTCTGTATGAAATTAAAGGCAAATAA
- the glnS gene encoding glutamine--tRNA ligase: protein MSEAEARPSNFIRQIIDEDLATGKHTTVHTRFPPEPNGYLHIGHAKSICLNFGIAQDYQGQCNLRFDDTNPVKEDIEYVESIKNDVQWLGFNWSGDICYSSDYFDQLYAYAVELINKGLAYVDELSADEIREYRGTLTAPGKNSPYRDRSVEENLALFEKMRAGGFEEGKACLRAKIDMASPFIVMRDPVLYRIKFADHHQTGSKWCIYPMYDFTHCISDALEGITHSLCTLEFQDNRRLYDWVLDNISIPVHPRQYEFSRLNLEYTVMSKRKLNLLVTDKHVEGWDDPRMPTISGLRRRGYTAASIREFCKRIGVTKQDNTIEMASLESCIREDLNDNAPRAMAVIDPVKLVIENYPQGESELVTMPNHPSKPEMGSREVPFSAEIWIDRADFREEANKQYKRLVLGKEVRLRNAYVIKAERVEKDAEGTITTIFCSYDAETLSKDPADGRKVKGVIHWVSAAHALPVEIRLYDRLFSVPNPGAAEDFLEVINPESLVIKQGFAEPSLKGAVAGNAYQFEREGYFCLDSRYATADKLVFNRTVGLRDTWTKVGE, encoded by the coding sequence ATGAGTGAGGCTGAAGCCCGCCCGAGCAACTTTATCCGTCAGATCATTGATGAAGATCTGGCCACTGGTAAGCACACCACAGTTCATACCCGTTTCCCGCCGGAGCCGAATGGCTACCTGCATATTGGTCATGCGAAATCGATCTGCCTGAACTTCGGCATCGCGCAGGACTATCAGGGTCAATGCAACCTGCGTTTCGATGACACCAACCCGGTGAAAGAAGATATCGAATACGTAGAGTCCATTAAGAACGACGTGCAATGGTTGGGCTTCAACTGGTCTGGCGACATCTGCTACTCCTCCGACTATTTTGACCAGCTGTATGCTTACGCCGTAGAGCTGATCAACAAAGGTCTGGCCTACGTTGACGAGCTTTCCGCTGACGAAATCCGCGAATACCGCGGCACGCTGACCGCGCCGGGCAAAAACAGCCCGTACCGCGATCGCAGCGTGGAAGAGAACCTGGCGCTGTTTGAAAAAATGCGTGCCGGTGGCTTCGAAGAGGGTAAAGCCTGCCTGCGCGCTAAAATCGATATGGCCTCACCATTTATCGTGATGCGTGACCCGGTGCTGTACCGCATTAAGTTTGCCGATCACCATCAGACCGGCAGCAAGTGGTGCATCTACCCAATGTACGACTTCACCCACTGCATCAGCGATGCGCTGGAAGGCATTACTCACTCCTTATGTACGCTGGAGTTCCAGGACAACCGTCGTCTGTATGACTGGGTGCTGGATAACATCTCCATTCCGGTGCATCCGCGTCAGTACGAATTCTCTCGTCTGAATCTGGAATACACCGTGATGTCCAAGCGTAAGCTGAACCTGCTGGTTACCGACAAGCACGTTGAAGGCTGGGATGACCCGCGTATGCCAACCATCTCCGGTCTGCGTCGTCGTGGCTATACCGCCGCATCTATCCGCGAGTTTTGCAAACGCATCGGCGTGACCAAGCAGGACAACACCATTGAGATGGCGTCGCTGGAATCCTGCATTCGCGAAGATCTGAACGACAATGCGCCGCGCGCGATGGCTGTTATCGATCCGGTTAAGCTGGTTATCGAAAACTATCCTCAGGGCGAAAGCGAGCTGGTGACCATGCCGAACCATCCGAGCAAGCCGGAGATGGGTAGCCGTGAAGTGCCGTTCAGCGCAGAGATCTGGATCGATCGCGCCGACTTCCGCGAAGAAGCGAACAAGCAGTACAAACGTCTGGTGCTGGGCAAAGAAGTGCGCCTGCGTAATGCCTACGTGATCAAAGCTGAGCGTGTTGAAAAAGATGCTGAAGGCACTATCACCACGATCTTCTGCAGCTACGATGCCGAGACTCTGAGCAAAGATCCTGCCGATGGCCGCAAGGTGAAAGGCGTTATCCACTGGGTCAGCGCGGCACATGCGCTGCCGGTTGAGATCCGTCTGTACGATCGCCTCTTCAGCGTGCCAAACCCGGGTGCCGCAGAGGACTTCCTGGAGGTCATTAACCCGGAGTCGCTGGTGATCAAGCAGGGCTTTGCGGAACCATCCCTGAAAGGGGCTGTTGCCGGCAATGCGTATCAGTTTGAGCGCGAAGGTTACTTCTGCCTCGACAGCCGCTACGCCACAGCCGATAAACTGGTGTTTAACCGTACCGTCGGTCTGCGTGATACCTGGACGAAAGTCGGCGAATAA
- the chiP gene encoding chitoporin ChiP — MRTFSGKRSALALAIAGVTAMSGWMVSPKAQAEGFIDDSTLTGGIYYWQRERDRKDVEADKYKTNLAHSTWNANLDFQSGYAADMFGLDLAAFTAIEMAENGDSGHPNEIAFSSSNKAYKEDWSGDKSGISLYKAAAKFKYGPVWARGGWLQPTGQTVLAPHWSFMPGTYQGAEAGANFDYGESGALSFSYMWTNEYKAPWHLEMDKFYQNDRKTRVDYLHSFGAKYDFKNNLVLEAAFGQAEGFIDQYFAKASYKLDIVGGPLSTSYQFYGTRDKADSGTVNDIYDGTAWLQALTLGYKVGQVDLRLEGTYVKAEGQQGYFLQRMTPTYASSNGRLDVWWDNRSDFNANGEKAVFFGAMYDLSNWNLAGWSVGASYVYAWDAKPADWLINSAGQREDIASNKIKESAYSLDAIYTLQDGRAKGTMFKLHFTQYDNHSDIPSYGGGYGNIFQDERDVKFMVIAPFTIF, encoded by the coding sequence ATGCGTACGTTCAGTGGCAAACGTAGTGCGCTAGCGCTGGCTATTGCCGGTGTAACAGCAATGTCAGGCTGGATGGTTTCTCCGAAAGCCCAGGCCGAAGGTTTTATTGATGATTCCACGCTCACGGGCGGTATTTATTACTGGCAGCGTGAACGTGACCGTAAAGATGTCGAAGCAGATAAATATAAAACTAACCTGGCTCACTCCACCTGGAACGCCAACCTCGATTTCCAGTCCGGCTATGCCGCCGATATGTTCGGTCTTGATCTTGCTGCGTTCACGGCCATTGAAATGGCGGAAAATGGCGACAGCGGCCACCCGAACGAAATTGCGTTCTCCTCCAGCAACAAAGCCTACAAAGAGGACTGGTCCGGCGATAAGAGCGGAATCAGCCTGTATAAAGCGGCAGCAAAATTTAAATACGGCCCGGTCTGGGCGCGCGGCGGCTGGCTGCAACCAACCGGCCAGACCGTGTTAGCGCCACACTGGAGCTTTATGCCAGGTACCTACCAGGGTGCCGAAGCCGGGGCAAACTTTGACTACGGCGAAAGCGGGGCGCTGAGTTTCTCGTATATGTGGACCAACGAGTACAAAGCGCCGTGGCATCTTGAGATGGACAAGTTCTATCAGAATGACAGAAAAACCCGCGTTGATTATCTCCACTCCTTTGGCGCGAAGTACGATTTCAAAAATAACCTGGTTCTGGAAGCCGCGTTTGGCCAGGCGGAAGGCTTCATCGATCAGTACTTTGCCAAAGCGAGCTACAAACTGGATATCGTGGGCGGCCCCCTCTCTACCAGCTACCAGTTCTACGGCACGCGTGATAAAGCCGATAGCGGCACCGTGAACGATATCTACGACGGCACGGCATGGCTGCAGGCGCTGACCCTGGGTTATAAGGTCGGTCAGGTCGACTTACGTCTGGAAGGGACTTACGTTAAGGCGGAAGGGCAGCAGGGCTATTTCCTGCAGCGCATGACCCCAACCTATGCTTCGTCCAACGGTCGTCTGGACGTGTGGTGGGATAACCGCTCCGACTTCAACGCCAATGGCGAAAAAGCGGTCTTCTTCGGCGCGATGTATGACCTGAGCAACTGGAACCTCGCAGGCTGGAGCGTCGGTGCTTCTTATGTTTACGCCTGGGATGCAAAACCAGCAGACTGGCTGATCAACAGCGCGGGCCAGCGTGAAGATATCGCCTCTAACAAGATCAAAGAGTCTGCCTATAGTCTGGATGCGATCTACACCCTGCAGGACGGTCGCGCGAAAGGCACCATGTTCAAACTGCACTTCACGCAGTATGACAACCATTCCGACATCCCAAGCTACGGCGGCGGCTACGGCAACATCTTCCAGGATGAGCGTGACGTGAAGTTTATGGTTATCGCCCCGTTCACCATCTTCTGA
- the chiQ gene encoding ChiQ/YbfN family lipoprotein, with amino-acid sequence MKKFVLVALLASGLAACAQPQTQREDTRLKEAYSACINTAEGSPEKIEACQSVLNVLRQEKKHEQFATQESVRVADYQACIMARKTGNNQDVTKNCDKIWQEIRSNNSK; translated from the coding sequence CTGAAAAAATTCGTACTGGTTGCGCTGCTGGCATCAGGACTGGCCGCCTGCGCACAACCCCAGACCCAGAGAGAAGACACCCGTCTGAAAGAGGCCTACAGCGCCTGTATCAATACCGCTGAAGGTTCGCCAGAAAAAATCGAAGCCTGCCAGAGCGTGCTGAACGTGCTGCGCCAGGAGAAGAAGCACGAACAGTTTGCCACCCAGGAAAGCGTGCGAGTGGCGGATTACCAGGCCTGTATTATGGCGCGCAAAACGGGTAACAATCAGGACGTGACCAAAAATTGCGACAAGATCTGGCAGGAAATTCGCAGTAATAACAGCAAGTAA
- the fur gene encoding ferric iron uptake transcriptional regulator, with the protein MTDNNTALKKAGLKVTLPRLKILEVLQGPDNHHVSAEDLYKRLIDMGEEIGLATVYRVLNQFDDAGIVTRHNFEGGKSVFELTQQHHHDHLICLDCGKVIEFSDDSIESRQREIAARHGIRLTNHSLYLYGHCAEGDCREDDHAHDAK; encoded by the coding sequence ATGACTGACAACAACACCGCATTAAAGAAGGCCGGACTGAAAGTCACGCTTCCACGGTTAAAAATCCTGGAAGTGCTTCAGGGTCCGGATAACCATCATGTCAGTGCGGAAGACTTATACAAGCGTCTGATCGACATGGGCGAAGAGATTGGTCTGGCGACCGTTTACCGTGTACTGAACCAGTTCGACGATGCAGGCATCGTGACGCGTCACAACTTTGAAGGCGGGAAATCCGTATTTGAACTGACGCAGCAGCATCACCACGATCACCTGATTTGCCTGGATTGCGGCAAAGTGATCGAATTCAGCGACGACTCTATCGAATCACGTCAGCGTGAAATTGCCGCCCGTCATGGCATTCGTCTGACCAACCACAGTCTCTACCTCTATGGCCACTGTGCCGAAGGCGACTGCCGCGAAGATGATCACGCGCACGACGCGAAATAA
- the fldA gene encoding flavodoxin FldA codes for MAIIGIFFGSDTGNTENIAKNIQKQLGKDVADVHDIAKSSKEDIEGYDILLLGIPTWYYGEAQCDWDDFFPSLEEIDFNGKLVALFGCGDQEDYAEYFCDALGTIRDIIEPRGAVIVGHWPTAGYHFEASKGLADDNHFVGLAIDEDRQPELTAERVEKWVKQVREELHLDDILNA; via the coding sequence ATGGCAATCATCGGCATTTTTTTTGGCAGCGACACGGGTAATACCGAAAATATCGCAAAAAACATTCAAAAACAGCTAGGTAAAGACGTTGCCGATGTGCATGACATTGCGAAAAGCAGCAAAGAAGATATCGAAGGCTACGATATCCTGCTGCTGGGCATCCCTACCTGGTACTACGGTGAAGCGCAGTGTGACTGGGACGATTTCTTCCCGTCTCTGGAAGAGATCGATTTCAACGGCAAACTGGTTGCCCTGTTCGGCTGTGGCGATCAGGAAGATTACGCAGAGTACTTCTGCGACGCTCTCGGCACCATCCGCGATATCATTGAGCCGCGCGGCGCCGTAATCGTTGGCCACTGGCCAACTGCTGGCTACCACTTCGAAGCCTCTAAAGGTCTGGCCGATGATAACCACTTCGTGGGTCTTGCCATCGATGAAGATCGCCAGCCTGAACTGACCGCTGAGCGCGTAGAGAAATGGGTTAAGCAGGTTCGCGAAGAGCTGCACCTCGACGATATTCTCAACGCCTGA
- the ybfE gene encoding LexA regulated protein → MAKEHTDRTTLDLFANERRPGRPKTNPLSRDEQLRINKRNQLKRDKSRGLKRVELKLNAEAVDALNELANARDISRSELIEEMLIAQLEIWHGKA, encoded by the coding sequence ATGGCCAAAGAACACACGGACCGCACGACATTAGATCTGTTCGCGAATGAGCGTCGCCCGGGACGACCGAAAACCAATCCGCTTTCGCGTGATGAACAGCTGCGCATCAATAAGCGCAATCAGCTTAAACGCGATAAAAGCCGCGGGCTTAAACGCGTCGAGCTGAAACTGAACGCTGAAGCCGTCGATGCGCTAAACGAGCTGGCGAATGCCCGTGATATCAGCCGCAGTGAGCTGATTGAAGAGATGCTGATTGCGCAGCTCGAGATATGGCACGGCAAAGCGTAA
- the ybfF gene encoding esterase, protein MKLNTRAQSAQSPHNNSPIVLVHGLFGSLDNLGVLARDLVQDHALLQVDMRNHGLSPRSPQMTYADMAQDLLDTLNEHNIEKATLIGHSMGGKAVMALTALAPERIAGLVVIDVAPVDYDVRRHDEIFAAINAVTDAGVSTRQQAAALMREHLNEEGVVQFLLKSFVDGEWRFNVPVLWDQYDQIVGWQPVPAWPHPTLFITGGNSPYVTEAYRDALLTQFPQARAHVIAGAGHWVHAEKPDAVLRAIRRYLADTAN, encoded by the coding sequence ATGAAATTGAATACCCGAGCGCAATCTGCACAATCGCCGCACAATAATTCTCCCATCGTCCTGGTGCATGGTCTGTTTGGTAGTCTGGATAATCTTGGCGTACTGGCACGGGATCTGGTGCAGGATCACGCGCTGCTGCAGGTAGATATGCGCAACCACGGCCTGTCGCCGCGCTCGCCGCAGATGACCTACGCCGATATGGCCCAGGATCTGCTGGATACGCTGAATGAGCATAATATTGAAAAAGCGACCCTGATTGGTCACTCCATGGGTGGCAAAGCGGTGATGGCGCTGACGGCGCTTGCGCCGGAGCGCATTGCGGGCCTGGTGGTGATCGACGTGGCGCCGGTGGATTACGATGTGCGCCGCCATGATGAGATCTTCGCCGCTATCAACGCCGTCACGGACGCTGGCGTTAGCACCCGCCAGCAGGCTGCCGCGCTGATGCGTGAGCATCTGAACGAAGAAGGCGTGGTGCAGTTTCTGCTGAAATCCTTCGTCGACGGCGAATGGCGCTTTAACGTGCCGGTGCTCTGGGATCAATATGACCAGATCGTCGGCTGGCAGCCGGTGCCGGCGTGGCCGCATCCGACGCTGTTTATTACCGGCGGCAACTCCCCGTATGTAACCGAAGCGTATCGCGATGCGCTACTGACGCAATTCCCTCAGGCGCGTGCGCATGTCATTGCCGGCGCCGGACACTGGGTTCATGCCGAAAAACCGGACGCGGTGCTGCGCGCTATCCGTCGTTACCTCGCTGACACGGCAAATTGA
- the seqA gene encoding replication initiation negative regulator SeqA, protein MKTIEVDDELYQYIASQTRHIGESASDILRRMLKMAAASQSAAPAPKETRQPVAVAQEKPLTQVKDKVRAMRELLLSDEYAEQKKAVNRFMLVLTTLYSLDHNAFADATESLHGRTRVYFAGDEQTLLQNGNQTKPKHLPGTPYWVITNTNTGRKRSMIEHIMQSMQFPVELIDKVCGTI, encoded by the coding sequence ATGAAAACAATCGAAGTTGATGACGAACTCTATCAGTATATTGCCAGCCAGACGCGGCATATCGGTGAGAGCGCGTCCGACATTTTACGGCGCATGCTCAAAATGGCCGCCGCCTCGCAGTCTGCCGCTCCAGCCCCCAAAGAGACGCGCCAGCCCGTTGCCGTCGCCCAGGAAAAGCCGCTGACGCAGGTAAAAGACAAAGTGCGTGCGATGCGCGAACTGCTGCTTTCTGACGAATACGCTGAGCAGAAGAAAGCAGTTAACCGCTTTATGCTGGTGCTGACTACACTCTATTCACTGGATCACAACGCGTTTGCCGATGCGACGGAGTCACTGCATGGTCGCACGCGTGTCTACTTCGCGGGTGACGAGCAAACGCTGTTACAGAATGGCAATCAAACTAAACCCAAGCACCTCCCTGGTACACCGTACTGGGTGATCACCAATACCAATACCGGACGTAAACGCAGCATGATCGAACACATCATGCAGTCGATGCAGTTCCCGGTGGAATTGATTGATAAGGTTTGCGGAACTATCTAA